A region from the Drosophila mauritiana strain mau12 chromosome 2L, ASM438214v1, whole genome shotgun sequence genome encodes:
- the LOC117150551 gene encoding vascular endothelial growth factor receptor 1 isoform X8, with translation MAMLPRWILLPLLLILRISWSDAVPLQQFSPDPDDSIENCGGENGAPLMTPCKSAIILDAQTSTTLKCEGDEPMSWWTSQSQYVHVKSFSNTEDPARPFGTSVDLIEVTADYVAAYYCVKNSKFSQIAKEEQSDEVMIELVNQGYASSIYVYVNDPDTKLVDSHNVVTARQYTDVVIPCKPAMPDTEVLLETSNGEMHSSKSVGRYDPQRGFTIEIRSIVDGGDYYCRPNPPFPHNEEEMTSIEVRFIEDGKPLPKPVIRSSVEHHVFTDTNFTLDCEQSAYVESVYGMEWFTPSRDENRIFASQSRTDPKTRNSTHQTGRSTLTVLNAQPSDTGLYKCVTTDNSNQNVQRATYRIKVLKQNESYLNVGEPSGHYNVQEYANRTIQMTANFEGFPTPSFSWFKPDGTEVRQSENNFKILSTELSTMLQVLNAQLQDSGTYVLRGSNSFGIVQREYNVSVMDAPALKMSDAYVQVGSVARLECTVRSYPPAIVTFFFRPCSLEPRWPTCSVLNQNFSLPSEQEKYQFQTRPRPGKLSVERIYEVSFLPTEPGILTCIAQNIIDGKERRSLTKAHVLLGNISENMTIYGFDKDHKIAKEDNVNFTCEALAYHFDGNLKWFINGEDLKESDLVRIETSHTKYSYKSTVHITTISDRDRGTYECRAYHNDNDAVYSSREIDLYVHDPSAPQWTNADQAGHSKIKRKLSQTLELECASTAVPVAIVRWFKDDKEVTESKLRHIIEKESKLLITHLYPGDEGVYKCVVENRLDRIERTFTVVISDLPGISMAWVWFGVILFLILIGLCLFLAVRYQKEHKRHLALKAAGLANFEEGAVGHINPDLTLDEQAELLPYNREFEFPRDNLKLGKQLGAGAFGVVLKGEAKGIRREEPTTTVAVKMVKATADNEVVRALVSELKIMVHLGQHLNVVNLLGAVTKNIAKRELMVIVEYCRFGNIQNFLLRNRKCFINQINPDTDHIDPSIMTQRMSDNYELNRDTNGGGLKYANVGFPIHSYINEPHNNNTQPPTHRRNSDNDPRSGTRAGRTGSGSATYSYDRQMDTCATVMTTVPEDDQIMSNNSVQPAWRSNYKTDSTEAMTVTTVDLISWAFQVARGMDYLSSKKVLHGDLAARNILLCEDNVVKICDFGLARSMYRGDNYKKSESGKLPIKWLALESLSDHVFSTYSDVWSYGIVLWEMFSLAKVPYPGIDPNQELFNKLNDGYRMEKPKFANQELYEIMLECWRKNPESRPLFAELEKRFANMLGEDVASHYLDLNNPYMQSNIEYMKKQSTDYLALMGSPDEMAPAAPRYVNGHIVPDIRIEELPDDYMEMSRDSDPDASTAIFSPKRLEGETSDFPDFSSETTFNFPGARQSPTLSNNLNSGSSKPLRKKNGMPTVDVADQAPEEIPMLHRRSTGSDGSPEQGRRFNQAIMQQYATPTPSPRHHVETKLNGQSSENYVNMKPPRKNIPGKTTTGGGGAGAGASTEAFSNPSYQPLSTVNEKEQRRY, from the exons ATGGCGATGCTTCCGCGGTGGATTctgctgcccctgctcctGATTTTGCGGATCTCGTGGAGCGATGCTG TGCCTTTGCAGCAGTTCTCGCCGGATCCCGATGACAGCATCGAGAACTGCGGCGGCGAGAATGGAGCTCCCCTGATGACGCCCTGCAAGAGCGCCATAATCCTGGATGCCCAGACGAGCACCACGCTAAAGTGCGAGGGCGACGAGCCGATGAGCTGGTGGACCAGTCAATCGCAGTACGTGCATGTGAAGTCCTTCAGTAATACGGAGGATCCGGCTAGACCATTCGGCACCAGCGTGGATCTCATCGAGGTGACGGCTGACTATGTGGCAGCCTACTATTGCGTGAAGAACTCGAAGTTCAGTCAGATCGCCAAGGAGGAGCAGTCGGATGAGGTGATGATCGAACTGGTTAATCAGGGATACGCCAGCTCCATCTACGTGTACGTGAACGATCCGGACACTAAGCTGGTCGATAGTCACAACGTGGTGACGGCACGCCAGTACACCGACGTAGTCATACCCTGCAAGCCAGCCATGCCGGACACAGAGGTGCTGCTGGAGACCAGTAATGGAGAA ATGCATtccagcaaatctgtcggtCGATACGATCCGCAACGGGGATTCACCATCGAAATCCGCAGCATCGTGGATGGCGGCGACTACTACTGCCGCCCCAATCCGCCATTCCCGCATAACGAAGAGGAGATGACCAGCATAGAAGTGCGCTTTATTG AGGACGGCAAACCGCTGCCAAAGCCCGTGATCAGGTCCTCCGTGGAGCATCACGTCTTTACGGACACCAACTTCACCCTGGATTGCGAGCAGTCCGCCTACGTTGAATCCGTATACGGAATGGAATGGTTCACTCCGTCCCGGGATGAG AATCGAATCTTTGCCTCCCAATCGAGAACCGATCCCAAGACCAGGAACAGCACCCACCAGACGGGCAGGAGCACCTTGACAGTGCTCAATGCACAACCATCGGACACTGGTCTATACAAGTGTGTGACCACAGATAATTCCAACCAGAACGTACAACGTGCCACCTACAGGATCAAGGTCCTAA aGCAAAACGAAAGTTACCTGAACGTGGGCGAACCATCGGGTCATTACAACGTGCAGGAATATGCCAATCGCACCATCCAGATGACCGCGAACTTTGAGGGATTTCCGACGCCCTCCTTCAGCTGGTTCAAGCCCGATGGCACCGAGGTGCGGCAGTCGGAGAATAACTTCAAGATTCTCTCCACGGAATTGAGCACAATGCTCCAGGTGCTGAACGCCCAATTGCAGGACAGCGGCACGTATGTCCTCCGAGGATCCAATTCCTTCGGCATCGTCCAGCGGGAGTACAATGTCAGTGTGATGGACGCACCGGCGCTAAAGATGTCCGACGCCTATGTCCAGGTGGGATCCGTGGCGCGACTGGAGTGCACCGTACGCTCCTATCCGCCGGCTATCGTCACCTTCTTCTTCCGCCCCTGCAGCCTGGAACCACGGTGGCCCACTTGCTCCGTGCTCAATCAGAACTTTAGC CTGCCGAGTGAACAGGAGAAATACCAG TTCCAGACCCGACCGAGACCCGGAAAGCTGAGTGTGGAACGCATATACGAGGTATCGTTCCTGCCCACGGAGCCGGGAATCCTCACGTGCATTGCCCAAAATATCATTGATGGAAAGGAACGAAGGTCCCTGACGAAGGCGCACGTTCTGCTGGGCAACATTTCCGAGAACATGACCATATATGGCTTCGATAAGGATCACAAAATCGCCAAGGAGGACAATGTGAACTTCACCTGTGAGGCGCTGGCCTATCACTTCGATGGAAACCTTAAATGGTTCATCAATGGAGAGGATTTGAAGGAGTCAGATT TGGTTCGCATTGAGACCAGCCATACCAAGTACTCCTACAAGAGCACTGTACACATCACCACGATATCCGACAGGGATCGTGGAACCTACGAGTGCCGGGCCTACCACAACGACAATGACGCCGTTTACAGCAGCCGGGAGATAGACTTGTACGTCCACGATCCCTCAGCTCCTCAGTGGACAAACGCCGACCAGGCGGGACACTCGAAAATAAAGCGCAAACTTAGCCAAACGCTGGAGCTGGAGTGTGCCTCCACAGCGGTTCCCGTGGCCATTGTGCGTTGGTTTAAGGACGACAAGGAGGTGACCGAATCAAAGCTCAGGCACATCATTGAAAAGGAGTCCAAGCTGCTGATCACTCACCTCTACCCTGGAGATGAAGGCGTTTACAAGTGTGTGGTCGAGAACCGCTTGGACAGAATCGAACGCACCTTCACGGTGGTGATATCAG ATCTCCCCGGCATTAGCATGGCCTGGGTGTGGTTCGGTGTGATACTATTCCTCATCCTGATCGGTCTGTGCCTCTTCCTGGCCGTGCGCTACCAGAAGGAACACAAGCGGCATCTGGCCCTTAAGGCAGCCGGATTGGCCAACTTCGAGGAGGGCGCCGTGGGACACATCAATCCCGATCTGACCCTGGACGAGCAAGCGGAACTGCTGCCTTACAATCGGGAATTCGAGTTCCCGCGGGACAACCTGAAGCTGGGCAAGCAACTGGGAGCCGGAGCATTTGGCGTGGTGCTCAAGGGCGAGGCCAAGGGCATCCGGCGAGAGGAGCCCACCACTACGGTGGCCGTCAAAATGGTCAAGGCGACGGCTGACAACGAGGTTGTGCGGGCACTGGTCTCCGAGCTCAAGATCATGGTGCATCTGGGACAGCACTTGAATGTGGTCAATCTCCTGGGTGCAGTTACAAAAAATATTGCCAAGC GCGAACTCATGGTCATTGTGGAATACTGCCGCTTTGGCAACATTCAGAACTTCCTTCTGAGGAACAGGAAGTGCTTTATCAATCAAATCAATCCAGATACCGATCACATTGACCCCAGCATCATGACCCAGCGCATGTCCGACAACTACGAACTGAACCG CGATACGAATGGTGGTGGCTTGAAGTACGCCAATGTCGGTTTCCCGATCCACTCTTACATTAATGAGCCGCACAACAATAACACGCAACCGCCAACTCATCGCAGAAACTCGGACAATGATCCCCGATCGGGCACCCGAGCCGGACGAACCGGATCCGGATCAGCCACCTACAGCTACGACCGTCAGATGGATACCTGTGCCACCGTGATGACCACAGTCCCAGAAG ACGATCAAATAATGTCCAATAACTCCGTACAACCCGCCTGGCGTTCCAATTACAAAACCGACTCCACGGAGGCGATGACAGTGACCACGGTGGATTTGATCAGTTGGGCATTCCAAGTGGCAAGGGGCATGGATTACTTGTCCTCCAAGAAGGTGTTGCACGGCGATCTGGCCGCCAGAAATATTCTTCTCTGCGAGGACAATGTGGTAAAGATTTGTGACTTTGGTCTGGCTCGATCCATGTATCGAGGGGATAACTACAAGAAGTCAG AGAGTGGCAAGCTGCCCATCAAGTGGCTGGCGCTGGAATCGCTGAGCGATCATGTGTTCAGCACATACAGCGATGTCTGGTCCTACGGAATTGTTCTATGGGAGATGTTCTCGCTGGCCAAGGTGCCGTATCCGGGCATCGATCCCAACCAGGAGCTTTTTAACAAACTGAACGACGGCTACCGCATGGAGAAGCCGAAATTTGCCAACCAGGAGCTCTACGAGATTATGCTAGAGTGCTGGCGAAAGAA TCCCGAGAGCAGACCTTTGTTTGCTGAGCTGGAGAAGCGATTTGCAAACATGCTGGGTGAGGATGTAGCCAGC CACTACTTGGACCTAAACAATCCGTACATGCAGAGCAACATTGAGTACATGAAGAAGCAGTCCACGGATTACCTGGCACTGATGGGTTCACCCGACGAGATGGCGCCTGCAGCTCCACGATACGTGAACGGGCACATAGTTCCCGATATAC GCATCGAGGAGCTGCCGGATGACTACATGGAGATGAGCCGGGACTCTGATCCCGATGCCAGCACCGCCATATTCTCACCCAAACGCCTCGAGGGCGAGACCTCAGACTTTCCGGATTTCTCTAGCGAAACCACTTTCAATTTCCCAGGGGCGCGACAGTCGCCTACGCTGAGTAACAATCTCAACAGCGGATCGAGTAAGCCGCTCCGCAAGAAGAACGGCATGCCAACTGTGGATGTGGCGGATCAGGCGCCGGAGGAGATACCTATGCTGCATCGCCGCTCCACCGGATCGGATGGGAGTCCGGAGCAGGGAAGGCGCTTCAATCAGGCCATCATGCAGCAgtatgccacgcccacaccgtCCCCTCGCCATCATGTGGAAACCAAACTCAATGGGCAGTCCTCCGAAAACTATGTGAATATGAAGCCACCCAGGAAGAATATACCCGGCAAAACCACAACAGGTGGCGGGGGCGCTGGTGCTGGAGCCTCCACTGAGGCCTTCTCGAATCCCAGCTATCAGCCACTGTCCACCGTCAACGAGAAGGAGCAACGAAGGTATTAG
- the LOC117150551 gene encoding vascular endothelial growth factor receptor 1 isoform X3, protein MAMLPRWILLPLLLILRISWSDAVPLQQFSPDPDDSIENCGGENGAPLMTPCKSAIILDAQTSTTLKCEGDEPMSWWTSQSQYVHVKSFSNTEDPARPFGTSVDLIEVTADYVAAYYCVKNSKFSQIAKEEQSDEVMIELVNQGYASSIYVYVNDPDTKLVDSHNVVTARQYTDVVIPCKPAMPDTEVLLETSNGEMHSSKSVGRYDPQRGFTIEIRSIVDGGDYYCRPNPPFPHNEEEMTSIEVRFIGNGHIDTTGLEIPRTQPTNMVYTYAPGVTDGDDEVLTVTNQSTGNVALIRGGDGTLSRERARRSPARLAPMNASPSPRPGQDGKPLPKPVIRSSVEHHVFTDTNFTLDCEQSAYVESVYGMEWFTPSRDENRIFASQSRTDPKTRNSTHQTGRSTLTVLNAQPSDTGLYKCVTTDNSNQNVQRATYRIKVLKQNESYLNVGEPSGHYNVQEYANRTIQMTANFEGFPTPSFSWFKPDGTEVRQSENNFKILSTELSTMLQVLNAQLQDSGTYVLRGSNSFGIVQREYNVSVMDAPALKMSDAYVQVGSVARLECTVRSYPPAIVTFFFRPCSLEPRWPTCSVLNQNFSLPSEQEKYQFQTRPRPGKLSVERIYEVSFLPTEPGILTCIAQNIIDGKERRSLTKAHVLLGNISENMTIYGFDKDHKIAKEDNVNFTCEALAYHFDGNLKWFINGEDLKESDLVRIETSHTKYSYKSTVHITTISDRDRGTYECRAYHNDNDAVYSSREIDLYVHDPSAPQWTNADQAGHSKIKRKLSQTLELECASTAVPVAIVRWFKDDKEVTESKLRHIIEKESKLLITHLYPGDEGVYKCVVENRLDRIERTFTVVISDLPGISMAWVWFGVILFLILIGLCLFLAVRYQKEHKRHLALKAAGLANFEEGAVGHINPDLTLDEQAELLPYNREFEFPRDNLKLGKQLGAGAFGVVLKGEAKGIRREEPTTTVAVKMVKATADNEVVRALVSELKIMVHLGQHLNVVNLLGAVTKNIAKRELMVIVEYCRFGNIQNFLLRNRKCFINQINPDTDHIDPSIMTQRMSDNYELNRNSDNDPRSGTRAGRTGSGSATYSYDRQMDTCATVMTTVPEDDQIMSNNSVQPAWRSNYKTDSTEAMTVTTVDLISWAFQVARGMDYLSSKKVLHGDLAARNILLCEDNVVKICDFGLARSMYRGDNYKKSESGKLPIKWLALESLSDHVFSTYSDVWSYGIVLWEMFSLAKVPYPGIDPNQELFNKLNDGYRMEKPKFANQELYEIMLECWRKNPESRPLFAELEKRFANMLGEDVASHYLDLNNPYMQSNIEYMKKQSTDYLALMGSPDEMAPAAPRYVNGHIVPDIRIEELPDDYMEMSRDSDPDASTAIFSPKRLEGETSDFPDFSSETTFNFPGARQSPTLSNNLNSGSSKPLRKKNGMPTVDVADQAPEEIPMLHRRSTGSDGSPEQGRRFNQAIMQQYATPTPSPRHHVETKLNGQSSENYVNMKPPRKNIPGKTTTGGGGAGAGASTEAFSNPSYQPLSTVNEKEQRRY, encoded by the exons ATGGCGATGCTTCCGCGGTGGATTctgctgcccctgctcctGATTTTGCGGATCTCGTGGAGCGATGCTG TGCCTTTGCAGCAGTTCTCGCCGGATCCCGATGACAGCATCGAGAACTGCGGCGGCGAGAATGGAGCTCCCCTGATGACGCCCTGCAAGAGCGCCATAATCCTGGATGCCCAGACGAGCACCACGCTAAAGTGCGAGGGCGACGAGCCGATGAGCTGGTGGACCAGTCAATCGCAGTACGTGCATGTGAAGTCCTTCAGTAATACGGAGGATCCGGCTAGACCATTCGGCACCAGCGTGGATCTCATCGAGGTGACGGCTGACTATGTGGCAGCCTACTATTGCGTGAAGAACTCGAAGTTCAGTCAGATCGCCAAGGAGGAGCAGTCGGATGAGGTGATGATCGAACTGGTTAATCAGGGATACGCCAGCTCCATCTACGTGTACGTGAACGATCCGGACACTAAGCTGGTCGATAGTCACAACGTGGTGACGGCACGCCAGTACACCGACGTAGTCATACCCTGCAAGCCAGCCATGCCGGACACAGAGGTGCTGCTGGAGACCAGTAATGGAGAA ATGCATtccagcaaatctgtcggtCGATACGATCCGCAACGGGGATTCACCATCGAAATCCGCAGCATCGTGGATGGCGGCGACTACTACTGCCGCCCCAATCCGCCATTCCCGCATAACGAAGAGGAGATGACCAGCATAGAAGTGCGCTTTATTGGTAACGGTCACATTGATA CAACCGGATTGGAAATCCCCCGTACCCAACCGACTAACATGGTGTACACGTATGCACCAGGTGTCACCGATGGCGATGACGAGGTCCTCACTGTTACTAACCAATCGACGGGTAATGTGGCACTAATCCGTGGTGGTGATGGAACTTTATCCAGGGAGCGGGCACGGCGAAGTCCAGCCCGCCTGGCTCCGATGAATGCGTCGCCCTCACCCAGACCAGGGC AGGACGGCAAACCGCTGCCAAAGCCCGTGATCAGGTCCTCCGTGGAGCATCACGTCTTTACGGACACCAACTTCACCCTGGATTGCGAGCAGTCCGCCTACGTTGAATCCGTATACGGAATGGAATGGTTCACTCCGTCCCGGGATGAG AATCGAATCTTTGCCTCCCAATCGAGAACCGATCCCAAGACCAGGAACAGCACCCACCAGACGGGCAGGAGCACCTTGACAGTGCTCAATGCACAACCATCGGACACTGGTCTATACAAGTGTGTGACCACAGATAATTCCAACCAGAACGTACAACGTGCCACCTACAGGATCAAGGTCCTAA aGCAAAACGAAAGTTACCTGAACGTGGGCGAACCATCGGGTCATTACAACGTGCAGGAATATGCCAATCGCACCATCCAGATGACCGCGAACTTTGAGGGATTTCCGACGCCCTCCTTCAGCTGGTTCAAGCCCGATGGCACCGAGGTGCGGCAGTCGGAGAATAACTTCAAGATTCTCTCCACGGAATTGAGCACAATGCTCCAGGTGCTGAACGCCCAATTGCAGGACAGCGGCACGTATGTCCTCCGAGGATCCAATTCCTTCGGCATCGTCCAGCGGGAGTACAATGTCAGTGTGATGGACGCACCGGCGCTAAAGATGTCCGACGCCTATGTCCAGGTGGGATCCGTGGCGCGACTGGAGTGCACCGTACGCTCCTATCCGCCGGCTATCGTCACCTTCTTCTTCCGCCCCTGCAGCCTGGAACCACGGTGGCCCACTTGCTCCGTGCTCAATCAGAACTTTAGC CTGCCGAGTGAACAGGAGAAATACCAG TTCCAGACCCGACCGAGACCCGGAAAGCTGAGTGTGGAACGCATATACGAGGTATCGTTCCTGCCCACGGAGCCGGGAATCCTCACGTGCATTGCCCAAAATATCATTGATGGAAAGGAACGAAGGTCCCTGACGAAGGCGCACGTTCTGCTGGGCAACATTTCCGAGAACATGACCATATATGGCTTCGATAAGGATCACAAAATCGCCAAGGAGGACAATGTGAACTTCACCTGTGAGGCGCTGGCCTATCACTTCGATGGAAACCTTAAATGGTTCATCAATGGAGAGGATTTGAAGGAGTCAGATT TGGTTCGCATTGAGACCAGCCATACCAAGTACTCCTACAAGAGCACTGTACACATCACCACGATATCCGACAGGGATCGTGGAACCTACGAGTGCCGGGCCTACCACAACGACAATGACGCCGTTTACAGCAGCCGGGAGATAGACTTGTACGTCCACGATCCCTCAGCTCCTCAGTGGACAAACGCCGACCAGGCGGGACACTCGAAAATAAAGCGCAAACTTAGCCAAACGCTGGAGCTGGAGTGTGCCTCCACAGCGGTTCCCGTGGCCATTGTGCGTTGGTTTAAGGACGACAAGGAGGTGACCGAATCAAAGCTCAGGCACATCATTGAAAAGGAGTCCAAGCTGCTGATCACTCACCTCTACCCTGGAGATGAAGGCGTTTACAAGTGTGTGGTCGAGAACCGCTTGGACAGAATCGAACGCACCTTCACGGTGGTGATATCAG ATCTCCCCGGCATTAGCATGGCCTGGGTGTGGTTCGGTGTGATACTATTCCTCATCCTGATCGGTCTGTGCCTCTTCCTGGCCGTGCGCTACCAGAAGGAACACAAGCGGCATCTGGCCCTTAAGGCAGCCGGATTGGCCAACTTCGAGGAGGGCGCCGTGGGACACATCAATCCCGATCTGACCCTGGACGAGCAAGCGGAACTGCTGCCTTACAATCGGGAATTCGAGTTCCCGCGGGACAACCTGAAGCTGGGCAAGCAACTGGGAGCCGGAGCATTTGGCGTGGTGCTCAAGGGCGAGGCCAAGGGCATCCGGCGAGAGGAGCCCACCACTACGGTGGCCGTCAAAATGGTCAAGGCGACGGCTGACAACGAGGTTGTGCGGGCACTGGTCTCCGAGCTCAAGATCATGGTGCATCTGGGACAGCACTTGAATGTGGTCAATCTCCTGGGTGCAGTTACAAAAAATATTGCCAAGC GCGAACTCATGGTCATTGTGGAATACTGCCGCTTTGGCAACATTCAGAACTTCCTTCTGAGGAACAGGAAGTGCTTTATCAATCAAATCAATCCAGATACCGATCACATTGACCCCAGCATCATGACCCAGCGCATGTCCGACAACTACGAACTGAACCG AAACTCGGACAATGATCCCCGATCGGGCACCCGAGCCGGACGAACCGGATCCGGATCAGCCACCTACAGCTACGACCGTCAGATGGATACCTGTGCCACCGTGATGACCACAGTCCCAGAAG ACGATCAAATAATGTCCAATAACTCCGTACAACCCGCCTGGCGTTCCAATTACAAAACCGACTCCACGGAGGCGATGACAGTGACCACGGTGGATTTGATCAGTTGGGCATTCCAAGTGGCAAGGGGCATGGATTACTTGTCCTCCAAGAAGGTGTTGCACGGCGATCTGGCCGCCAGAAATATTCTTCTCTGCGAGGACAATGTGGTAAAGATTTGTGACTTTGGTCTGGCTCGATCCATGTATCGAGGGGATAACTACAAGAAGTCAG AGAGTGGCAAGCTGCCCATCAAGTGGCTGGCGCTGGAATCGCTGAGCGATCATGTGTTCAGCACATACAGCGATGTCTGGTCCTACGGAATTGTTCTATGGGAGATGTTCTCGCTGGCCAAGGTGCCGTATCCGGGCATCGATCCCAACCAGGAGCTTTTTAACAAACTGAACGACGGCTACCGCATGGAGAAGCCGAAATTTGCCAACCAGGAGCTCTACGAGATTATGCTAGAGTGCTGGCGAAAGAA TCCCGAGAGCAGACCTTTGTTTGCTGAGCTGGAGAAGCGATTTGCAAACATGCTGGGTGAGGATGTAGCCAGC CACTACTTGGACCTAAACAATCCGTACATGCAGAGCAACATTGAGTACATGAAGAAGCAGTCCACGGATTACCTGGCACTGATGGGTTCACCCGACGAGATGGCGCCTGCAGCTCCACGATACGTGAACGGGCACATAGTTCCCGATATAC GCATCGAGGAGCTGCCGGATGACTACATGGAGATGAGCCGGGACTCTGATCCCGATGCCAGCACCGCCATATTCTCACCCAAACGCCTCGAGGGCGAGACCTCAGACTTTCCGGATTTCTCTAGCGAAACCACTTTCAATTTCCCAGGGGCGCGACAGTCGCCTACGCTGAGTAACAATCTCAACAGCGGATCGAGTAAGCCGCTCCGCAAGAAGAACGGCATGCCAACTGTGGATGTGGCGGATCAGGCGCCGGAGGAGATACCTATGCTGCATCGCCGCTCCACCGGATCGGATGGGAGTCCGGAGCAGGGAAGGCGCTTCAATCAGGCCATCATGCAGCAgtatgccacgcccacaccgtCCCCTCGCCATCATGTGGAAACCAAACTCAATGGGCAGTCCTCCGAAAACTATGTGAATATGAAGCCACCCAGGAAGAATATACCCGGCAAAACCACAACAGGTGGCGGGGGCGCTGGTGCTGGAGCCTCCACTGAGGCCTTCTCGAATCCCAGCTATCAGCCACTGTCCACCGTCAACGAGAAGGAGCAACGAAGGTATTAG